From the genome of Paenibacillus sp. JQZ6Y-1, one region includes:
- a CDS encoding ABC transporter substrate-binding protein, whose amino-acid sequence MKQGKLKRNGSLGLMLVLMFSVVLSACSGGSNTSTTGSSQTGSGGTTETAATTDGTNLITTAQVPAGSDLEKALKGEYKGTKVTMYGPFVDADEQKFNASIKAFEDATGIDIAYEGSKEFEATINVRVNGGNAPDIADFPQPGLLENFAKAGKVVDVSTFIDADYMKKQYKQSWLDMGQMAGPDNKDITAGVWARSSVKSLVWYNKKAFDEAGYTVPKTWDDMMKLTEQIAADGDPAWSIGIESGAATGWPATDWVEDIMLRTTTPENYDKWVKGELPFTDPIVKNAVEKMSEIWFNKDYVYGGRSSIATTNFGDAIAPLFTDPPKAWLHRQAGFITSFIPEGVKPEDYDWFPFPSIDEKYGTPAMISGDIYAMFNDRPEVRAAMEFFTTAESLQSWIKSGGVTPPMNGTPDDWFANDQERRMSEFVQTAKTIRFDGSDLMPSAVGAGTFWKGMTDYVSGTADLDQAMQEIQAGWKK is encoded by the coding sequence ATGAAACAGGGCAAACTGAAAAGAAATGGTTCTTTAGGTTTAATGCTGGTACTGATGTTCTCTGTCGTTCTGAGTGCGTGTTCGGGAGGAAGCAACACAAGTACCACCGGCAGTTCGCAGACTGGCAGCGGAGGTACAACCGAAACGGCAGCAACGACTGACGGAACCAACCTGATCACAACGGCACAAGTGCCTGCTGGCTCCGATTTGGAGAAAGCGCTTAAAGGAGAATACAAAGGTACAAAAGTAACGATGTACGGTCCATTCGTGGATGCGGATGAGCAGAAGTTCAATGCCAGCATCAAGGCATTTGAAGATGCAACCGGTATCGACATCGCATATGAAGGCTCCAAAGAATTTGAAGCGACGATTAACGTACGTGTAAACGGCGGCAACGCACCGGACATCGCGGACTTCCCGCAACCGGGTCTGCTGGAAAACTTCGCCAAAGCAGGCAAAGTGGTTGACGTATCCACATTTATCGACGCTGATTATATGAAAAAACAATACAAACAAAGCTGGTTGGATATGGGCCAAATGGCTGGTCCAGACAACAAAGACATCACTGCCGGTGTTTGGGCGCGCAGTAGTGTGAAAAGCTTGGTTTGGTACAACAAAAAAGCATTTGACGAAGCAGGCTACACCGTTCCAAAAACATGGGACGACATGATGAAGCTGACTGAGCAAATCGCTGCTGATGGCGATCCAGCTTGGAGTATCGGTATTGAGAGTGGCGCGGCAACAGGCTGGCCTGCTACCGACTGGGTAGAGGACATCATGCTGCGTACGACAACACCGGAAAACTACGACAAATGGGTCAAAGGCGAGCTGCCATTCACTGATCCAATCGTGAAAAACGCAGTCGAAAAAATGTCCGAAATCTGGTTCAACAAAGATTATGTATACGGCGGACGTAGCTCTATTGCTACTACCAACTTCGGTGACGCGATCGCTCCACTGTTTACCGATCCACCAAAAGCATGGCTGCACCGTCAAGCTGGTTTCATCACTTCCTTCATTCCTGAGGGCGTAAAACCAGAAGATTACGACTGGTTCCCGTTCCCATCCATTGATGAGAAATACGGTACACCTGCTATGATCTCTGGCGATATCTATGCAATGTTCAATGACCGTCCAGAAGTACGTGCAGCAATGGAATTCTTCACAACTGCTGAATCGCTGCAAAGCTGGATCAAATCCGGCGGTGTAACGCCTCCAATGAATGGTACACCGGATGACTGGTTCGCGAATGACCAAGAACGCCGCATGTCCGAATTTGTACAGACTGCCAAAACGATTCGCTTTGACGGTTCCGACCTGATGCCTAGCGCCGTTGGTGCAGGTACATTCTGGAAAGGGATGACCGACTACGTGAGCGGTACTGCCGATCTGGATCAAGCGATGCAAGAAATTCAAGCAGGCTGGAAAAAATAA
- a CDS encoding carbohydrate ABC transporter permease, with translation MRKSAKGQKRKGNWIVNLVLGIICIIWFIPTLGLLISSVRPAADILQTGWWTVFPHRQWDTVSQLKLDRDTDLRKPITVNGQTFSDDQLKAGVQVGDQRLIWENRRARTLDVQEKKWGASTNFTLQNYETVLGGKQYKITQPDGTIKTEQGSGMGRSFWNTIAVVIPSTVIPIFIASFAAYAFAWLKFRGRKIFFIVIIALLVVPLQVALIPILRDYTTLGLNGTYFGIWMAHTAFGLPLITYFMYNSISQLPKDLFESAFMDGATNFTIFSKLILPLSVPALASISIFQFLWVWNDYLVSLIFLGSQPEVQVLSMSIANLVGSRGNDWQLLTAAAFVSMLTPLAVFFALQKYFVRGLLGGSVKG, from the coding sequence ATGCGTAAATCTGCCAAAGGACAAAAGCGCAAAGGGAATTGGATCGTCAATCTGGTGCTGGGCATCATCTGTATTATCTGGTTTATCCCGACGCTCGGATTGCTGATCTCCTCCGTTCGTCCGGCTGCTGACATTTTGCAAACCGGTTGGTGGACGGTATTCCCGCATCGTCAATGGGATACGGTCAGTCAGCTCAAGCTGGATCGTGATACCGATCTGCGTAAGCCGATTACGGTGAATGGTCAGACCTTTAGCGACGATCAGCTCAAAGCTGGTGTGCAAGTGGGCGACCAGCGTCTGATCTGGGAAAATCGCCGCGCCCGTACACTGGATGTACAGGAAAAGAAATGGGGCGCTTCGACCAACTTTACCCTGCAAAACTATGAAACCGTGCTGGGCGGCAAACAGTACAAAATTACTCAGCCCGACGGAACGATCAAAACGGAGCAAGGTAGCGGCATGGGACGTTCCTTCTGGAATACGATTGCCGTCGTTATTCCATCTACGGTCATTCCAATCTTTATCGCATCATTCGCAGCCTATGCGTTTGCTTGGCTAAAATTCCGTGGACGCAAAATATTCTTTATCGTCATTATTGCACTGCTCGTCGTGCCGCTTCAGGTAGCATTGATCCCGATTCTGCGTGATTATACGACACTCGGATTGAACGGTACGTACTTTGGCATATGGATGGCGCATACGGCGTTTGGTTTGCCGCTGATCACGTACTTTATGTATAACTCGATCAGTCAGCTGCCGAAGGATTTGTTTGAATCCGCCTTTATGGACGGTGCAACCAACTTTACTATTTTCTCGAAGCTGATTCTGCCATTGTCGGTACCGGCGCTGGCATCGATCTCCATCTTCCAGTTCCTGTGGGTATGGAACGATTATCTCGTTTCGCTCATCTTCCTCGGCTCTCAGCCAGAGGTACAGGTATTGTCGATGAGTATCGCCAACCTCGTTGGTTCGCGTGGTAATGACTGGCAGCTGCTCACGGCGGCAGCATTCGTATCCATGCTGACACCGCTGGCTGTATTCTTCGCTCTGCAAAAGTACTTTGTACGCGGTCTGCTGGGTGGATCAGTCAAAGGCTGA
- a CDS encoding class I SAM-dependent methyltransferase encodes MEWWSMLLSMVGLIIALLLVTSIVYVSWRNGIPPLPASPLLLGEVEREVREAIQRIRIVHGEPQAGQRTVDVVNGMAAASAGTRVERTASSIQQGQQGAWTDTTTEAMLDDCPPLKLVEAGSGWGTLAMHLKRHFPALHVTGIENSPVPYLASRGLAWLRRSRIALIRGDLYHYDYRDTDLIVCYLFPGAMQRLSVLWREQCRQDAYIISVYFALPGWEPEHMITCRDIHRTRIYIYRAGHRSYVV; translated from the coding sequence ATGGAATGGTGGAGTATGCTCCTATCAATGGTTGGATTAATCATCGCATTGCTGCTGGTCACATCGATTGTGTATGTGAGCTGGCGCAATGGTATTCCGCCGCTGCCAGCATCGCCTTTACTGTTGGGAGAAGTGGAGCGTGAGGTACGAGAGGCGATTCAGCGTATTCGTATCGTTCATGGGGAGCCGCAAGCTGGGCAAAGGACTGTAGACGTTGTAAACGGGATGGCAGCAGCATCGGCGGGTACAAGAGTAGAGCGTACAGCGTCTTCCATCCAGCAGGGTCAACAGGGTGCATGGACAGATACAACAACGGAAGCTATGCTGGATGATTGCCCTCCGCTCAAGCTAGTGGAAGCTGGATCGGGCTGGGGAACGCTAGCGATGCACTTGAAACGCCATTTTCCCGCTTTGCATGTGACCGGAATTGAGAATTCGCCTGTGCCGTATCTGGCTTCGCGCGGTCTGGCTTGGCTACGACGCAGCCGGATTGCACTCATTCGCGGCGATCTGTATCACTATGATTATCGGGATACCGATCTGATCGTCTGTTATTTATTTCCGGGAGCGATGCAGCGGCTAAGCGTGCTATGGCGGGAGCAGTGCCGACAGGACGCGTATATCATTAGCGTATATTTTGCATTGCCGGGCTGGGAGCCGGAGCATATGATCACATGCCGGGATATTCATCGTACACGCATTTATATTTATCGTGCCGGTCATCGCAGCTATGTCGTGTAA
- a CDS encoding carbohydrate ABC transporter permease, whose amino-acid sequence MDVRSQQRFTPKLILLSIIVPLLNLGLHTLIFLFFRSSDLPPIVNAFLAVLWGVFGIYSIYYSLNWVVEQYPDKWKDRIIPYVFVGPAVLLLGWLLFLPTLRTLYLSFFNADSTQFVGLANFVAVFTDRLLLTALRNNLMWVVFGTLACVILGLLIAVLADRSSFERLAKAVVFMPMAISFVAAGVIWKFIYYYQPGADQIGLLNAIIVNMGFQPQGWLSMVQPWNNLFLIVILVWMQTGFAMVIFSASIKGIPEDMLEAARMDGAGEVRIFFKIMLPVISGTVLAVTTTIIVFTLKIFDVVMIMTGGQYGTEVVATEFYRQLFMYQNAGYGSTLAIVLLIAVIPVIILNVRQLQKGGTL is encoded by the coding sequence ATGGATGTGCGTAGCCAGCAGCGATTTACGCCAAAGCTGATTTTGCTATCCATCATTGTTCCGTTACTCAATCTGGGACTGCACACGCTGATCTTCCTGTTTTTCCGCAGCTCGGATTTGCCGCCGATCGTGAATGCGTTTCTCGCTGTACTGTGGGGCGTATTCGGGATCTATTCCATTTACTACTCCTTGAACTGGGTAGTGGAGCAATATCCAGATAAATGGAAAGATCGCATTATTCCGTACGTATTTGTTGGACCAGCGGTCTTGCTGCTGGGCTGGTTGTTATTCCTGCCAACGCTGCGGACGCTATATTTGAGCTTTTTCAACGCAGATTCGACCCAGTTTGTTGGGCTTGCCAACTTTGTCGCTGTCTTTACCGACCGACTACTGTTGACGGCGCTACGCAACAACCTGATGTGGGTCGTATTCGGTACGCTTGCCTGCGTCATTCTAGGCTTGCTGATCGCTGTACTGGCAGATCGTAGTAGCTTTGAACGTCTGGCAAAAGCGGTTGTCTTTATGCCGATGGCGATCTCGTTTGTTGCTGCCGGTGTTATTTGGAAGTTTATCTACTACTATCAACCGGGTGCCGATCAAATCGGTCTGTTGAATGCGATTATCGTGAATATGGGCTTTCAGCCGCAGGGCTGGCTAAGTATGGTGCAGCCGTGGAATAACTTGTTCCTGATCGTCATCCTAGTCTGGATGCAGACTGGGTTTGCGATGGTTATTTTCTCGGCATCCATCAAAGGGATTCCAGAGGATATGCTGGAAGCGGCGCGGATGGACGGCGCAGGCGAAGTGCGTATTTTCTTCAAAATCATGCTGCCTGTGATCTCCGGTACCGTCCTTGCTGTAACGACAACGATTATCGTCTTCACGCTGAAAATCTTCGACGTGGTTATGATCATGACTGGCGGACAGTATGGTACTGAGGTTGTCGCAACTGAGTTCTATCGTCAGCTGTTCATGTATCAAAATGCAGGCTATGGCTCGACGCTTGCTATCGTGCTGTTGATTGCTGTTATTCCTGTGATCATTCTGAATGTGCGTCAGCTCCAGAAGGGAGGAACCCTATAA